GAGCGGCCCGGTGGTCGCGGACACGTCTCCGCCCACCAGGAGGACCCGGAAGGCCGCCGCGGCACGCCGCAGGCCCCGGTAGAGGGCATCCAGGCGGGCGACGGGAGTGCCGGAGGGAACGGCCAGCCCCAGGAGGGCGTAGCGGGGGCGCCCCCCCATCGCGGCGATGTCGCTCACGTTCACCGCCAGGGCCTTCCAGCCCACCGCAACCGGATCGGCCGTGCGCCACCGGAAATCCTCCCCCTCCAGCAGGAGATCCGTCGTGGCGAGGAGAAGTCTGCCGGCGGGAAGGCGGAGGGCGGCGGCGTCGTCCCCGATCCCGAGGAGGAGGCCGGGACCCCGACGAGGCAGGGGGGCGGCGAGGCGGGCGATGAGGCCGAACTCCCCCAGGGTTCGGAGCGTGGCGACCCGAGCGCGACGGGCCATGGCCGCCTAGAGGGATGCGCGGGCCAGCTGGTCCAGGACGGCTGCCCGGAGTTGCTGGGTGCTCGGAAGGGGGCGAGCCAGGCGCCCGCCCCGCAAGAGGGGGAGGAGCAGGGGGGCAGGGCTCCCCCCGCAGGGGCACGCCGGGCTGGCCGAGGGCTCCGGCAGGACCCGGTCGACGCCGCAGGACCCACAGCGGTAGACCATCTTGCGACCCGAGAGCTTCCCCCGCTTCGCCAGCGGCTTCCCATCGATCTCCACGATGTCCAGGGCGAAGTTCACCACGGGAGCGTTGCTGATGGCCGTCCCGACCCCGTAGGCATCGGCCGCGGGGTTCAGGGTCGCAATCTCGGCCTCGTCCAGGCCGCCGCTCACGAACAGTTTCACCCGGTCGAACCCGCGCAGATCCAACTCCCAGCGCACCTCCCGCAGGATCTGCAGGAAGTTCCCGCGGCGGGACGCGGGCGTGTCGAGGCGGACCCCGAAGAGCGCCCCGCCCAGCGCCTCGGCCACCCGCAACGCCTCGAATTTCTCATCGTTGAAGGTGTCGATGAGGATCACCCGCTTCACCTTGGGGTCGACGCACTCGTGGAAAGCCTTCGCCGCGGCAACCGTGTCCCCGAAGAGGAGGACGAGGGAGTGGGGCATCGTCCCCACCGGGTCCTCGTGGATGAGCTCCGCCGACTTCACCACCGCCACGCCGTCGCAGCCCCCGACGAAGGCGTTCCGCTCGATCATGGGGGCGAGGGCCGGGTGCATCCGCCGGGCGCCGAAGGAGATGATGGGGCGCCCCTCCGCCGCCTTCTTGCACCGGGCGGCCTTGGTGGCGATCCCCGAGGCCTGACAGAGCAGGCCCAGGAGGGCCGTCTCGTACTGGGCCCAATCCACGTA
The Candidatus Methylomirabilis sp. DNA segment above includes these coding regions:
- a CDS encoding nicotinate phosphoribosyltransferase, encoding MFHTADPADIKAGLITDVYFLRTLEILRRKGIESVVTAEVFLKSLPAGWAWGVLAGVEEAAHLLADLPVEVDAFPEGALFGTHEPVLTVRGRYVDWAQYETALLGLLCQASGIATKAARCKKAAEGRPIISFGARRMHPALAPMIERNAFVGGCDGVAVVKSAELIHEDPVGTMPHSLVLLFGDTVAAAKAFHECVDPKVKRVILIDTFNDEKFEALRVAEALGGALFGVRLDTPASRRGNFLQILREVRWELDLRGFDRVKLFVSGGLDEAEIATLNPAADAYGVGTAISNAPVVNFALDIVEIDGKPLAKRGKLSGRKMVYRCGSCGVDRVLPEPSASPACPCGGSPAPLLLPLLRGGRLARPLPSTQQLRAAVLDQLARASL